The DNA segment GGCGGCCACCACCGCGGGCGGTGTGCTGCTGCTCGCGGCGGCCGGCTGGGGTGCCCTCGCCCGCCGGCGCTCCCGCGCCGCCCGGAGCTGACGGCGGTGCGCGCGGATCCACGCTGGCGCGGCCTCGTCCTCGGCCTGGTCACGGTCCTCGCCCTGGCGGGGGTGCTCGCGTGCGCCGCCGTCCGCCTCCGCGCCCAGGAGGCCACCAGCGAACTCGACGGCGGCACCCGCACCGTGCCGCGCACCGAGATCGCCAGGACGCTCAGCGGCCAGCTCGCCCTGCCCTTCCGCAACGGGCCCGACGCGGTGCGCTGCTCCGGTGACCTGCGGCCCGTGCCGTTGGCCGCGGTGCGCTGCACGGCGCACTTCCCCCTCGGCCCGGAGCGGCATCTGAGGGTCGAGGTCACCCGCGTCCGCGACAACCAGGTCACCTACCGCCGCCACTCCCTGCCGCGCTGAGCGATCGCCGGGTCCGCGGTGACGTCCGGGTGGCCTACGGCGTGAGGTCCAGGGCCGCCCGGCCCGACCCGTCCATCAGGAACGGCACCGAGCTGTGGGTGTGGGTGATCCGCCAGTTGCCGTCGATCCTGCGGAGGCCGACGGTGGCCCGGCTCCACAGCTCCACCTCGAAGCCGTCGGTCTTGGTGCCGCGCATCCGGTTGATGCTGTGGCAGAAGGCGACATCGCCGCCGACCGTGATCTCGACCTGGGTCAGCGACACCTCGACCGGCCCCTCCCAGGTGGCGTACCAGTCCTCGACGGCCTTCCGGTCCAGCGCCCGCGGCCCGCGGTACTGCAGCGGCGGAGCGAGGTTGAAGTCCACCAGGTCCGGCGCGCAGGGGGCGAGGAAGCGCCGCGCGTCCCGTGCCGCCGTCGCGGCCGCCCGGTCCTCCAGCAGCTCCCGGATCCGCGTCTCGTCGGTGGTGCGTACGTGGTCGGTGGTCATGAGGGTCCTCCCGTCGGGCGGCGCCGCGGCGCCCGGAATCCGTGTG comes from the Streptomyces angustmyceticus genome and includes:
- a CDS encoding DUF4333 domain-containing protein; this encodes MRADPRWRGLVLGLVTVLALAGVLACAAVRLRAQEATSELDGGTRTVPRTEIARTLSGQLALPFRNGPDAVRCSGDLRPVPLAAVRCTAHFPLGPERHLRVEVTRVRDNQVTYRRHSLPR
- a CDS encoding YybH family protein, giving the protein MTTDHVRTTDETRIRELLEDRAAATAARDARRFLAPCAPDLVDFNLAPPLQYRGPRALDRKAVEDWYATWEGPVEVSLTQVEITVGGDVAFCHSINRMRGTKTDGFEVELWSRATVGLRRIDGNWRITHTHSSVPFLMDGSGRAALDLTP